In a single window of the Pelodiscus sinensis isolate JC-2024 unplaced genomic scaffold, ASM4963464v1 ctg52, whole genome shotgun sequence genome:
- the LOC102451500 gene encoding C-type lectin domain family 2 member B-like has protein sequence MCVQGVRNREGALLLLHRTSHPGELSPAQCLRQRPQPERGGESMESAGSHCNCKTHKTGALGVAAVVIFGLLMAVIALAVLSGRSPAAWGPCCPDTWVGYQGKCYYFSKTEGNWPDSRSNCSALGAFLAGIDTPQEMFFMQHSKGKFDHWIGLWRHPDQPWKWANGTKFNHWFVIQGGGDCAFLNDENRISSSRCTSEAQWICSKPDVFTAAKDTPGGEAS, from the exons GGAGTCCGGAACAGGGAGGGAGCTTTGCTACTGCTGCATCGGACCAGTCACCCAGGGGAGCTGAGCCCGGCCCAGTGCCTGCGGCAGCGTCCCCAGCCCGAGCGCGGCGGAGAGTCCATGGAGTCAGCAG GGTCTCACTGTAACTGCAAGACACACAAGACAGGTGCCCTCGGAGTCGCCGCAGTCGTGATCTTTGGTCTCCTCATGGCTGTTATTGCCCTGGCAG TGTTATCTGGGCGCTCTCCAGCTGCATGGGGTCCCTGCTGCCCGGACACCTGGGTCGGCTACCAGGGGAAATGTTACTATTTCTCCAAGACCGAAGGGAACTGGCCCGACAGCCGGAGcaactgctctgccctgggggccTTCCTGGCTGGGATCGACACCCCGCAGGAAATG TTTTTTATGCAGCACAGTAAAGGCAAATTCGACCACTGGATTGGCCTCTGGAGGCACCCAGACCAGCCCTGGAAATGGGCCAACGGCACCAAATTCAACCACTG GTTTGTGATCCAAGGAGGAGGTGATTGCGCCTTCCTGAATGACGAGAACAGGATCAGCAGCTCGCGGTGCACCAGCGAGGCACAATGGATCTGCAGCAAACCCGATGTATTTACAGCAGCAAAGGACACGCCAGGGGGAGAAGCCTCGTAA